One Streptomyces sp. SAI-135 DNA segment encodes these proteins:
- a CDS encoding helix-turn-helix domain-containing protein → MEQDEPDDTGGSHLLRIHFDWRDLENVRIAQQPDPLWELMCAVCRLQTRQGQVEFGHWRRETGLRLSRDRRASHALGTLRTVVPASGYIPDFLTPPVTGECLEAGLEQVQATPRDRLTAELTRFAAGRPVPGWMRGPHEPAASSLRRVSDALRTSFRTLLEPCWRHVRSAVGDDLSVRTRAVLDGGTAALLNSLQPYARWNPPYLDVDYPVDRELRLEGRGLTLVPSYFCWRRPTALADPALDPVLVYPVRKQPLDLARAGEERLDRLLGRTRSAVLVDVAGHPTRTTTEVARALELAPASASYQIGVLRGAGLIVSRRDGKHVEHTATSLALNLLAGTGTTFEEGRRRSVVQQLPRQY, encoded by the coding sequence GTGGAGCAGGATGAGCCGGACGACACCGGGGGGAGTCACTTGCTGCGCATCCACTTCGACTGGCGCGATCTGGAGAACGTCCGGATCGCTCAGCAGCCCGACCCCTTGTGGGAGTTGATGTGCGCGGTCTGTCGCCTTCAGACGCGTCAGGGGCAGGTGGAGTTCGGGCACTGGCGCCGCGAGACAGGTCTGCGGCTGTCGCGGGACCGCAGGGCTTCGCACGCCCTGGGCACCCTGCGCACCGTCGTCCCGGCGTCGGGTTACATCCCCGACTTCCTCACGCCCCCGGTCACGGGCGAGTGCCTGGAGGCGGGCCTCGAACAGGTGCAGGCGACGCCCCGGGACCGGCTGACCGCTGAACTGACCCGGTTCGCCGCCGGCCGGCCGGTGCCCGGCTGGATGCGCGGCCCCCACGAACCGGCCGCCTCGTCGCTCAGACGCGTGTCGGACGCGCTCCGGACCTCGTTCAGGACACTCCTGGAACCCTGTTGGCGGCATGTCCGTTCGGCGGTGGGCGACGACCTGTCGGTCCGTACGCGTGCCGTCCTCGACGGAGGCACCGCCGCCCTCCTGAACAGCCTTCAGCCGTACGCCCGCTGGAACCCGCCGTATCTGGACGTCGACTATCCCGTCGACCGGGAACTGCGGCTGGAGGGGAGGGGGCTGACACTCGTACCGTCGTACTTCTGCTGGCGCAGACCGACTGCGCTCGCTGATCCCGCTCTGGATCCCGTCCTCGTCTACCCCGTCAGGAAACAGCCGCTCGACCTCGCCCGCGCGGGTGAGGAACGGCTGGACCGGCTGCTCGGCAGGACCAGGAGCGCGGTCCTCGTCGACGTGGCGGGACATCCCACGCGCACCACCACCGAGGTGGCGCGGGCCCTCGAACTCGCCCCGGCCAGCGCGAGCTATCAGATCGGCGTTCTGCGCGGGGCCGGACTCATCGTCAGCCGGCGCGACGGCAAGCACGTCGAGCACACGGCGACGTCACTGGCCCTCAACCTGCTGGCGGGCACGGGGACGACGTTCGAAGAGGGGCGACGGCGTAGCGTGGTCCAACAACTGCCCCGGCAGTACTGA
- a CDS encoding Lrp/AsnC family transcriptional regulator: MDELDSAIIQHLQRDARQTNRDLARALGIAPSTCLERVRALRARGVITGYHAAVDPAALNRHVQALIHFQIRPLSREVIQAFKTYAAGLPEVSTVYVVTGGDDMIVHVSAPSVDHLHGFLMDKFTARREVVGFRTSVIYQHTHNQVLAPLTP, encoded by the coding sequence ATGGACGAACTTGATTCGGCGATCATCCAGCATCTGCAGCGCGATGCGCGGCAGACCAACCGCGACCTCGCCCGCGCCCTCGGCATCGCCCCGTCGACCTGCCTCGAACGCGTGCGCGCCCTGCGCGCCCGCGGCGTCATCACCGGCTACCACGCGGCCGTCGACCCCGCCGCCCTCAACCGCCACGTCCAGGCGCTGATCCACTTCCAGATCCGCCCCCTCAGCCGGGAGGTCATCCAGGCGTTCAAGACGTACGCGGCCGGCCTGCCCGAGGTCAGCACGGTCTACGTCGTCACCGGCGGCGACGACATGATCGTGCACGTCTCCGCACCCAGCGTCGACCACCTCCACGGCTTCCTCATGGACAAGTTCACCGCGCGCCGCGAGGTCGTCGGGTTCCGGACCTCGGTGATCTACCAGCACACCCACAACCAGGTGCTGGCGCCCCTCACACCGTGA
- a CDS encoding ADP-ribosylglycohydrolase family protein has product MERFQRAAGVIVGSAVGDALGGPFEFGPQGAFTARFPASGAGDEMCGGGGWDPGEATDDTQMAVLVAESLLERGGLDLPDIFARFQRWAAAEPKDIGLQTEDVLTNGMPWDLAAAIHFQVNQRAAGNGSLMRASTSAVHFAAAGQEATMDAARRIAALTHGDRAAWEGTAIFHALVHVTFEDADPLAALPDILARVHPDHRGRYATVLAPDWHPDQATEFNGAVWPCLGSAVWALRTSTGFEDAIRAAIDLGGDTDTVAAVTGGLAGAYYGLDAIPARWTRPLHVPLPGFDGRVLHLADLLHLAGRLAG; this is encoded by the coding sequence ATGGAGCGGTTTCAGCGGGCGGCCGGTGTCATCGTCGGCTCAGCGGTGGGTGACGCGCTGGGTGGACCCTTCGAGTTCGGACCTCAGGGGGCCTTCACCGCGCGGTTTCCCGCGTCCGGTGCCGGTGACGAGATGTGCGGCGGCGGTGGCTGGGACCCCGGCGAGGCGACCGACGACACGCAGATGGCCGTCCTGGTCGCGGAGTCGCTGCTGGAGCGGGGCGGACTGGACCTGCCGGACATCTTCGCCCGCTTCCAACGGTGGGCAGCGGCAGAACCGAAGGACATCGGCCTGCAGACCGAGGACGTGCTGACCAACGGAATGCCCTGGGACCTCGCCGCCGCGATCCACTTCCAGGTCAATCAACGAGCGGCGGGAAACGGCTCCTTGATGCGGGCATCGACCTCCGCGGTCCACTTCGCTGCGGCCGGCCAGGAAGCCACCATGGACGCCGCGCGCAGGATCGCCGCCCTGACCCACGGTGACCGCGCGGCTTGGGAAGGGACGGCGATCTTCCATGCGCTCGTCCACGTCACGTTCGAGGACGCCGACCCCCTCGCCGCGCTCCCTGACATCCTGGCGCGGGTTCACCCCGACCACCGCGGCCGTTACGCCACCGTCCTCGCGCCCGACTGGCACCCCGACCAGGCGACCGAGTTCAACGGAGCCGTCTGGCCCTGCCTCGGCTCCGCCGTCTGGGCCCTGCGCACCAGCACCGGCTTCGAAGACGCGATACGCGCGGCGATCGACCTCGGCGGTGACACGGACACGGTCGCCGCGGTGACCGGCGGCCTCGCGGGGGCGTACTACGGGCTGGACGCCATCCCCGCCCGCTGGACCCGGCCTCTCCATGTCCCGCTTCCAGGATTCGACGGACGGGTGCTGCACCTGGCGGATCTGCTGCACCTTGCGGGCCGACTCGCAGGCTGA
- a CDS encoding dihydrofolate reductase family protein, with translation MTRIIADISLSLDGFVTGPDPGPDNGLGTGGEALHTWAFSDDPDDRRLLREGTARSGAVVLGRNLFDVVDGPQGWDDTTGYGAGEVGKPAFVVVTSSAPESVRTADLDWTFVTTGLPDAVSVARERAEAASADSGRDLDVILMGGGATVGSALDAGLVDVLTLHLAPVVLGAGTPLFTRGAPRALVQRSVVPTSTVTHLTYDVSR, from the coding sequence ATGACTCGAATCATCGCTGACATCTCGCTCTCGCTCGACGGCTTCGTCACCGGACCCGACCCCGGGCCGGACAACGGTCTGGGCACCGGTGGGGAGGCCCTGCACACGTGGGCGTTCTCCGATGACCCCGACGACCGCCGTCTCCTGCGCGAGGGAACGGCCCGCTCGGGTGCCGTCGTCCTCGGCCGCAACCTCTTCGACGTCGTCGACGGGCCGCAGGGCTGGGACGACACGACCGGCTACGGCGCCGGTGAGGTCGGCAAGCCCGCGTTCGTCGTCGTGACGAGCTCGGCGCCCGAGTCGGTGCGGACCGCCGACCTCGACTGGACGTTCGTCACCACCGGTCTGCCCGACGCCGTCAGCGTCGCGCGCGAGCGGGCCGAGGCTGCCTCGGCGGACAGCGGCAGGGACCTCGACGTCATCCTCATGGGCGGCGGCGCCACGGTCGGCTCGGCACTCGACGCAGGGCTGGTCGACGTGCTGACGCTCCACCTCGCGCCCGTGGTGCTGGGCGCCGGGACGCCACTGTTCACCCGCGGAGCGCCGCGTGCGCTGGTGCAGCGGAGCGTGGTCCCGACATCGACCGTGACCCACCTGACCTACGACGTCTCCCGGTGA
- a CDS encoding TetR family transcriptional regulator, translating into MTDERPTQFQRARSAEQREIRKQAILDAATQLLTELPVAEISLRELSRRVGLSKTNVVRYFETREAVFFELLNRSLAQWIEELPAELPPAGPGGTDWPESEAVAETDVEAVTDALARSLARRSLLCDLLSALGTELERNISAESVREFKLVNVRLLGALAELLRGRITTLSPAAARELVSLTVVYTAGLWPFAHPSAAVSEAQRDPELAATKVDFAARLGRILHVTVTGLRALG; encoded by the coding sequence ATGACTGACGAACGGCCGACGCAGTTCCAGCGTGCGCGCAGCGCCGAACAGCGTGAGATCCGCAAGCAGGCCATCCTCGACGCGGCGACACAGCTGCTGACCGAGCTGCCGGTCGCCGAGATCAGCCTGCGGGAGCTGAGCCGCCGGGTCGGACTGTCCAAGACCAACGTGGTGCGGTACTTCGAGACCCGGGAAGCGGTCTTCTTCGAACTCCTCAACCGGTCCCTGGCACAGTGGATCGAGGAGCTGCCCGCCGAACTCCCGCCCGCCGGGCCGGGGGGCACCGACTGGCCGGAGTCCGAGGCCGTGGCCGAGACCGACGTCGAGGCCGTCACCGACGCCCTGGCCCGGTCCCTGGCCCGCAGGTCGTTGCTGTGCGACCTGCTGAGCGCGCTGGGCACCGAGCTGGAGCGGAACATCTCCGCAGAGTCGGTCCGCGAGTTCAAGCTCGTCAACGTCCGGCTGCTGGGTGCGTTGGCCGAACTGCTGCGCGGCCGCATCACCACGCTGAGCCCGGCCGCGGCCCGCGAGCTGGTCTCCCTGACCGTCGTGTACACGGCCGGGCTCTGGCCGTTCGCCCACCCCTCTGCCGCCGTCAGCGAAGCCCAGCGGGACCCCGAACTCGCTGCTACGAAGGTCGACTTCGCCGCCCGACTCGGACGCATCCTGCACGTGACCGTGACCGGACTGCGCGCGCTCGGCTGA
- a CDS encoding alpha/beta hydrolase yields the protein MTTVHIRQIALGVESFGDDDAPLVLLAGGTTMLSWPDALCERLAASGRRVVRYDLRDSGESTTTDPQAPGYTLRDLAADAAALVDALGAGPAHLAGTGVGGMVAQVAVLDHPGAFSALTLVGTRAVAPGSPDDDLPDHDRATMERLFARPLPDWADREAVAEFAAAGAEILGDDPVAARATAARVWDRTLGTAPPVQMANQMGMVFARLDCAPRWRERLPEIGVPTLVVHGRRNRFFPVGNGEAIAREIPGARLLVLEQAATTIPDAAISEVAEAMLTLGQSRAGASRSRPSN from the coding sequence ATGACCACCGTGCACATCCGGCAGATCGCCCTGGGCGTCGAGTCGTTCGGTGACGACGACGCGCCCCTCGTGCTGCTCGCGGGCGGGACGACGATGCTCTCCTGGCCCGACGCGCTGTGCGAACGCCTCGCCGCGAGCGGACGCCGTGTGGTGCGCTACGACCTTCGCGACAGCGGTGAGTCGACGACCACGGATCCGCAGGCGCCCGGCTACACCCTGCGCGACCTGGCCGCCGACGCGGCAGCCCTCGTCGACGCTCTCGGCGCGGGCCCCGCGCACCTCGCGGGGACCGGCGTCGGCGGGATGGTCGCCCAGGTGGCCGTGCTCGACCATCCGGGCGCGTTCTCGGCGCTCACCCTCGTCGGCACCCGCGCGGTCGCCCCAGGGTCGCCCGACGACGACCTCCCGGACCACGATCGGGCGACCATGGAACGGCTCTTCGCGCGTCCTTTGCCCGACTGGGCCGACCGCGAGGCCGTCGCGGAGTTCGCCGCAGCCGGTGCGGAGATCCTGGGCGACGACCCCGTCGCGGCACGGGCAACCGCCGCCCGCGTCTGGGACCGCACGCTCGGCACCGCACCCCCGGTCCAGATGGCCAACCAGATGGGCATGGTGTTCGCCAGGCTCGACTGCGCGCCCCGCTGGCGCGAGCGCCTGCCGGAGATCGGGGTGCCGACGCTCGTCGTTCACGGTCGCCGCAACCGGTTCTTCCCCGTGGGCAACGGCGAGGCGATCGCACGCGAGATCCCCGGAGCACGGCTGCTCGTCCTCGAACAGGCCGCCACCACGATCCCGGACGCGGCGATCAGCGAGGTCGCCGAGGCCATGCTCACTCTCGGACAGTCGAGAGCGGGAGCGTCCAGATCCCGTCCCTCGAATTGA
- a CDS encoding oxidoreductase: MNRTWLITGSSRGLGRALAEAVLEAGNTLVATARRTETLKDLAATYGDRVRLVPLDVTDPAAARRAVQAAVEAFGRLDVVVNNAGYADMAAIEDTSEQAFRDQIEANLFGVVNVSRAALPVLREQGAGHIIQISSVGGRVGVPGLGAYQTAKWAVGGFSEVLAQEVAPLGIRVTVAEPGGMRTDWAGSSMATPPVSAPYEVVVGGAVAAIREADGKQPGDPDRISRILLDVVEAEEPPLRLLLGKDAVAVAQDMADRLAAQDAQWRAVSEAA; encoded by the coding sequence ATGAACAGGACCTGGCTGATCACCGGAAGCTCCCGCGGACTGGGCCGCGCCCTCGCCGAGGCCGTCCTGGAGGCCGGAAACACCCTGGTCGCCACCGCCCGGCGCACGGAGACCCTGAAGGACCTCGCCGCCACCTACGGGGACCGGGTCCGCCTGGTGCCCCTGGACGTGACCGACCCCGCCGCCGCCCGGAGGGCCGTACAGGCCGCCGTGGAGGCGTTCGGGCGGCTCGACGTCGTCGTGAACAACGCCGGTTACGCCGACATGGCCGCCATCGAGGACACGTCCGAGCAGGCTTTCCGCGACCAGATCGAGGCCAACCTGTTCGGCGTGGTGAACGTCTCCCGGGCCGCCCTGCCGGTGCTGCGCGAGCAGGGGGCCGGGCACATCATCCAGATCTCCTCCGTCGGAGGCCGGGTCGGCGTTCCCGGCCTGGGGGCCTATCAGACGGCGAAGTGGGCGGTGGGCGGCTTCTCCGAGGTCCTGGCCCAGGAGGTGGCCCCCCTCGGCATCAGGGTCACCGTCGCCGAGCCGGGCGGCATGCGCACCGACTGGGCCGGCTCCTCCATGGCCACCCCGCCGGTCAGCGCACCGTACGAGGTGGTCGTGGGCGGCGCCGTCGCCGCCATCCGTGAGGCGGACGGCAAGCAGCCCGGCGACCCGGACCGCATCTCCCGCATCCTGCTGGACGTCGTGGAGGCCGAGGAACCGCCGCTGCGGCTGCTGCTCGGCAAGGACGCCGTCGCCGTGGCGCAGGACATGGCCGACCGGCTCGCAGCCCAGGACGCCCAGTGGCGCGCGGTGAGCGAGGCCGCCTGA
- a CDS encoding LysR family transcriptional regulator: MSAGGGSRGKREPSLHQLRLFLVLAEELHFGRAAARVYVSQPAFSQQIRSLEQRLGVVLVERGGRNVRLTSVGQSVAEEARTVVDAMARLRRTADRHVGAARGLLRIGSLGAEAAMPYAQAILAHLRGQHPELEIEVRNLTFVDMFSTLLSREVDAAFLRGPLPGGIQSLHLASETRVVCLSADDPLADRDALTLRHLADRTVVDMPPEVPRAWWDHLTVNPRPDGTRVRFGPVVRDTEAMVLAVTQGRAITFLPAAARRLYPRTGIAYVDCPELGLSTAELAWLPDSRDEPAVSALREAARRTVRQPDSPAADATSDA, encoded by the coding sequence ATGAGCGCCGGCGGCGGGTCCAGGGGCAAGCGCGAGCCGAGTCTCCACCAACTCCGCCTCTTCCTCGTCCTCGCCGAGGAACTGCACTTCGGACGTGCGGCAGCACGGGTCTACGTCTCCCAGCCCGCCTTCAGCCAGCAGATCAGGTCCCTGGAACAGCGTCTCGGGGTCGTACTCGTCGAGCGCGGCGGCCGGAACGTGCGGCTCACCTCGGTCGGCCAGTCCGTCGCCGAGGAGGCCAGGACGGTGGTGGACGCCATGGCCCGGCTGCGGCGGACAGCCGACCGGCATGTCGGGGCGGCGCGTGGCCTCCTGAGGATCGGCAGCCTGGGCGCCGAGGCCGCCATGCCCTACGCCCAGGCCATCCTCGCCCACCTCCGCGGTCAGCACCCCGAGCTGGAGATAGAGGTCCGCAACCTCACCTTCGTGGACATGTTCAGCACTCTGCTCAGCCGGGAGGTCGACGCCGCGTTCCTCCGCGGCCCCCTGCCGGGCGGCATCCAGTCCCTGCACCTGGCGTCCGAGACCCGGGTGGTCTGTCTCTCCGCCGACGACCCCCTGGCCGACCGTGACGCCCTCACGCTGCGCCATCTCGCCGATCGCACGGTCGTCGACATGCCGCCGGAAGTGCCCCGCGCATGGTGGGACCACCTGACGGTCAATCCCCGCCCCGACGGCACCAGGGTCCGCTTCGGACCCGTCGTCAGGGACACCGAGGCCATGGTCCTCGCCGTCACCCAGGGGCGTGCGATCACCTTCCTACCCGCCGCGGCCCGCCGCCTGTACCCGCGCACCGGTATCGCCTACGTCGACTGCCCGGAGCTGGGACTCTCGACGGCCGAGCTCGCCTGGCTCCCCGACAGCCGCGACGAACCGGCCGTCTCCGCTCTGCGCGAGGCAGCCCGCCGGACGGTCCGGCAGCCGGACAGCCCGGCTGCCGACGCCACGTCCGACGCGTAA
- a CDS encoding DUF6131 family protein, whose protein sequence is MIALGIILLVVGFLTGISILWTLGIILAVLGAVFWVMGSMGHAVAGRRHYW, encoded by the coding sequence ATGATCGCGCTCGGGATCATCCTGCTTGTCGTCGGTTTCCTCACCGGCATATCGATCTTGTGGACCCTCGGCATCATCCTGGCCGTTCTGGGAGCCGTTTTCTGGGTCATGGGATCCATGGGGCACGCGGTCGCCGGCCGACGCCACTACTGGTGA
- a CDS encoding STAS domain-containing protein, with the protein MLPLTDRPGWQASGEVSLLTRPAWEQTLCDLARSDEETCHLELSAVTFVDVAGVSALARTAQGLPRGRRIVLEEPPATLRRVLDVFWPDLLGVEVMGR; encoded by the coding sequence GTGCTCCCGCTGACGGACCGCCCGGGCTGGCAAGCGTCCGGTGAGGTCAGTCTGCTCACCCGCCCGGCCTGGGAACAGACGCTGTGCGACCTTGCCCGGAGCGACGAAGAGACGTGCCACTTGGAACTTTCCGCGGTCACCTTTGTCGACGTCGCAGGCGTCTCCGCCCTGGCGAGGACCGCCCAGGGTCTTCCGCGAGGCCGGCGCATCGTGCTGGAGGAACCGCCGGCCACCCTGCGGCGCGTCCTGGACGTGTTCTGGCCGGACCTGCTCGGTGTCGAGGTGATGGGGCGATGA
- a CDS encoding VOC family protein: protein MTNRWIGVTIDCVDVERTAGFWSVLLDRPATPSRPGWVYLGRTGDPQPRLTFQPVTAPKRDKVRLHLDVGVDDIDRGIAQVISLGGRFTGERHDYDEGVVVVMADPEEHEFCLVQYY from the coding sequence ATGACCAACCGCTGGATCGGAGTCACCATCGACTGCGTCGACGTGGAACGGACCGCCGGTTTCTGGAGCGTGCTGCTGGACCGCCCGGCCACGCCGTCCCGCCCCGGCTGGGTCTACCTCGGCCGTACCGGCGACCCCCAGCCCCGTCTCACCTTCCAGCCGGTGACCGCGCCGAAGCGTGACAAGGTACGCCTGCACCTCGACGTCGGGGTCGACGACATCGACCGGGGAATCGCCCAAGTCATCTCCCTGGGCGGCCGGTTCACCGGCGAACGGCACGACTACGACGAAGGGGTGGTCGTTGTGATGGCCGATCCGGAAGAGCACGAATTCTGCCTGGTCCAGTACTACTGA
- a CDS encoding peptidoglycan-binding domain-containing protein, translating into MRTSLTRALVVASAVVGIAAGGLAGASAGVAAPQHATKATVSSQQASILAVNNLGLDTARAKNWQSCLNAWGFNAGTVDGQLGTNSWKAAQRMLNAWGYNAGTVDGIVGSNTITALQKFLNAVGENAGTPDGIAGPQTRAAFWNYNATGC; encoded by the coding sequence ATGCGTACTTCTCTGACCAGGGCACTTGTAGTCGCGAGCGCCGTCGTCGGCATTGCCGCCGGCGGTCTCGCGGGCGCCAGTGCGGGTGTAGCGGCTCCCCAGCACGCCACCAAGGCCACGGTCAGCAGCCAGCAGGCCTCGATCCTCGCAGTGAACAACCTGGGACTGGACACGGCCCGGGCCAAGAACTGGCAGAGCTGCCTGAACGCCTGGGGCTTCAACGCCGGCACCGTGGACGGCCAGCTGGGCACCAACAGCTGGAAGGCGGCACAGCGCATGCTCAACGCCTGGGGCTACAACGCCGGCACGGTCGACGGGATCGTCGGGAGCAACACGATCACGGCGCTGCAGAAGTTTCTGAACGCCGTCGGAGAAAACGCCGGAACCCCCGACGGAATTGCCGGGCCGCAGACCAGGGCGGCATTCTGGAATTACAACGCCACTGGTTGCTGA
- a CDS encoding SAM-dependent methyltransferase: MTYEGSTIDPSKPSIARVYDYLLGGKDNYAVDREIGDVFKRDLPGSVAIAFANRAALTRAVGEIVRTTGIRQFIDLGSGLPTSDNVHQVAQRHAPEARVVYVDIDPQVLVHGRALLEKDERTRVVAVDVRDPEAIRTHPDTLDLIDFTRPVAVMFSAILHHVNDDEDPAGLVRYWREHVPSGSYFFVSHFRSGNNPETQEAEKVLQQTFGRGRWRTDAEIAALLDGLEILDPGIVPAPLWRPEQTATPWNDSGERELTVWEHLIAAALARKP; the protein is encoded by the coding sequence ATGACGTACGAAGGCTCCACCATCGACCCGTCCAAGCCCAGCATCGCCCGCGTCTACGACTACCTGCTGGGCGGCAAGGACAACTACGCCGTGGACCGCGAGATCGGCGACGTGTTCAAACGGGACCTGCCCGGCTCGGTGGCCATCGCCTTCGCCAACCGCGCGGCCCTGACCCGCGCGGTCGGGGAGATCGTGAGGACAACCGGCATCCGGCAGTTCATCGACCTCGGCAGCGGACTGCCGACCTCGGACAACGTCCACCAGGTCGCGCAACGGCACGCTCCCGAGGCCCGGGTCGTCTACGTCGACATCGACCCCCAGGTCCTGGTGCACGGACGTGCGCTGCTGGAGAAGGACGAGCGGACCCGGGTCGTCGCGGTCGACGTACGCGACCCGGAGGCCATCCGCACCCACCCGGACACCCTGGACCTGATCGACTTCACCCGCCCCGTCGCCGTCATGTTCAGCGCGATCCTCCACCACGTCAACGACGACGAGGACCCCGCCGGCCTCGTCCGCTACTGGCGCGAGCACGTGCCCTCCGGAAGCTACTTCTTCGTCAGTCACTTCCGGTCCGGCAACAACCCGGAGACACAGGAGGCGGAGAAGGTCCTCCAGCAGACGTTCGGCCGCGGCCGCTGGCGCACCGACGCGGAGATCGCCGCCCTCCTCGACGGCCTGGAGATCCTGGACCCCGGGATCGTCCCCGCCCCCCTGTGGCGCCCGGAACAGACCGCCACCCCCTGGAACGACAGCGGAGAACGGGAACTCACGGTCTGGGAACACCTCATCGCCGCCGCGCTGGCCCGCAAACCCTGA
- a CDS encoding cold-shock protein, producing MAKGTVKWFNSEKGFGFIEQEGGGPDVFAHYSNIAAQGFRELHEGQTVEFDVTQGQKGPQAENIRPV from the coding sequence ATGGCCAAGGGCACTGTCAAGTGGTTCAACAGCGAGAAGGGCTTCGGCTTCATCGAGCAGGAGGGTGGCGGCCCCGACGTCTTCGCCCACTACTCCAACATCGCAGCCCAGGGTTTCCGCGAGCTGCATGAGGGCCAGACGGTCGAGTTCGACGTCACCCAGGGCCAGAAGGGCCCGCAGGCGGAGAACATCCGTCCCGTCTGA
- a CDS encoding Glu/Leu/Phe/Val dehydrogenase dimerization domain-containing protein: protein MTAALTEALSLPSPEPSHELVQVVRGRRSGLAITIALHSTARGPAAGGCRIAHYPAPGAAIKDALRLAAAMTEKNALAGLDHGGGKTVVALPNATRPTGAERTALLHDVGDAIASLDGRYITGPDVGSSPADMSVIGERTPHVCCRPVEEGGSGDSSLHTARGTVAALGAVADEAFGSPELAGRTFGVIGLGAVGAHVARLLSRAGARLVVTDIDPAARGLAEELGATWVGPDDALATEVDILVPAALGGLLTARTVPLLRCAAVAGPANNQLDGPATARLLAARGILWAPDVVVSAGGVIHATGVELRRESEQQLSERLSGIAATLRQVFHMARTHGTTPADAATELARQRVRRSAPHPTTQEN from the coding sequence ATGACAGCCGCACTTACGGAAGCTCTGTCCCTCCCCTCGCCGGAACCGTCGCACGAGCTGGTGCAGGTCGTGCGCGGCCGCCGCAGCGGCCTCGCGATCACCATCGCGCTGCACTCGACCGCGCGCGGCCCGGCCGCCGGCGGGTGCCGGATCGCTCACTACCCCGCCCCCGGCGCCGCGATCAAGGACGCCTTGCGGTTGGCCGCGGCGATGACCGAGAAGAACGCGCTGGCCGGCCTGGATCACGGCGGCGGGAAGACGGTCGTCGCCCTCCCGAACGCCACCCGGCCGACCGGCGCGGAGCGTACGGCGTTGCTCCACGACGTCGGCGACGCGATCGCCTCGCTCGACGGCCGCTACATCACCGGCCCGGACGTGGGAAGCAGCCCGGCCGACATGTCCGTGATCGGCGAACGCACCCCGCATGTCTGCTGCCGGCCCGTCGAGGAGGGCGGCAGCGGTGACTCCTCCCTGCACACCGCGCGCGGGACCGTCGCGGCGCTGGGCGCGGTGGCCGACGAGGCCTTCGGCTCGCCGGAACTCGCCGGCCGGACCTTCGGGGTGATCGGACTCGGTGCGGTCGGCGCCCATGTGGCCCGGCTTCTGAGCCGTGCGGGCGCACGGCTGGTCGTGACGGACATCGATCCCGCCGCCCGCGGCCTGGCCGAGGAGCTGGGCGCGACCTGGGTCGGCCCGGACGACGCACTCGCGACAGAGGTCGACATCCTCGTGCCGGCCGCGCTCGGCGGCCTCCTGACCGCGCGCACGGTGCCGCTGCTGCGGTGCGCCGCGGTCGCCGGCCCGGCCAACAACCAGCTCGACGGACCGGCCACCGCCCGCCTCCTCGCCGCACGCGGCATCCTCTGGGCACCGGACGTGGTCGTCAGCGCGGGAGGCGTCATCCACGCCACAGGGGTCGAGCTCCGAAGGGAGTCCGAGCAGCAGCTGAGCGAACGCCTCTCCGGCATCGCTGCGACACTCCGCCAGGTCTTCCACATGGCCCGGACCCACGGGACCACCCCCGCCGACGCGGCCACGGAACTCGCCCGGCAACGCGTGCGCCGGTCAGCCCCGCACCCGACGACACAGGAGAACTGA